The following coding sequences lie in one Futiania mangrovi genomic window:
- a CDS encoding sugar ABC transporter ATP-binding protein encodes MPERDTLIETRALTKRYPGVVALNAVDFDLKAGEVHVLFGENGAGKSTLISMLAGATPPTSGTIRVEGAEVAFQSVADARARGISAVFQEFSLVPTMTVAENIFLGDEPKRGPFTDRRGMVRRARDLFAELEFDIDPTMMVALLSRAQQQMVEIAKAFHADVSILILDEPTASLTDREVEHLFKVVARMKARGVGVIYISHRIQEFERIADRITVLRDGAKIGTVAMAETTEAQLIEMMAGRAISEIYPQIAAAPGDPLLEVRGLKAWGVKGVDFEVRPGEVLGIAGLVGSGKSRCFRALMGLLPVQGGTVALRGADVTGAPTRKIMDAGIYYLPPDRKNEGLQLAFTARDNLAQGIMIGKETRFGLLPWKEMYAEADAVAEQVELPPAYRDRLVAQLSGGNQQKTLFGRGLGKDYDVYILDEPTVGVDMGARAAIYRLVQRLAEAGKAVVVISSDLPEAMNLAHRLLVFSHGRITAELPKAEISEAAVLAHFFEG; translated from the coding sequence ATGCCCGAACGCGACACCCTGATCGAGACCCGCGCGCTCACCAAGCGCTACCCCGGCGTGGTCGCCCTGAACGCGGTCGACTTCGACCTCAAGGCGGGCGAGGTGCACGTGCTCTTCGGCGAGAACGGCGCGGGCAAGTCGACGCTGATCTCCATGCTGGCGGGCGCGACGCCGCCCACCTCGGGCACGATCCGGGTCGAGGGCGCCGAGGTTGCCTTCCAGTCGGTCGCCGATGCCCGGGCGCGCGGCATCTCCGCGGTGTTCCAGGAATTCTCGCTGGTCCCGACCATGACGGTCGCGGAGAACATCTTCCTCGGCGACGAGCCGAAGCGCGGCCCCTTCACCGACCGGCGCGGCATGGTGCGCCGCGCGCGCGACCTGTTCGCCGAGCTCGAATTCGACATCGACCCCACCATGATGGTCGCGCTGCTGAGCCGCGCCCAGCAGCAGATGGTCGAGATCGCCAAGGCCTTTCATGCCGACGTCTCCATCCTCATCCTCGACGAGCCGACGGCTTCCCTGACCGACCGCGAGGTCGAGCACCTTTTCAAGGTGGTCGCCCGGATGAAGGCGCGCGGCGTGGGCGTCATCTACATCTCGCACCGCATCCAGGAGTTCGAGCGCATCGCCGACCGCATCACCGTGCTGCGCGACGGCGCGAAGATCGGCACCGTCGCCATGGCGGAAACGACCGAGGCCCAGCTGATCGAGATGATGGCGGGGCGCGCGATCTCCGAGATCTATCCGCAGATCGCGGCAGCGCCCGGCGACCCGCTGCTGGAGGTGCGCGGGCTGAAGGCGTGGGGCGTCAAGGGCGTCGACTTTGAGGTTCGCCCCGGCGAGGTCCTGGGCATCGCGGGCCTCGTCGGGTCGGGCAAGTCGCGCTGCTTCCGCGCGCTGATGGGATTGCTGCCGGTGCAGGGCGGCACGGTCGCGCTGCGCGGCGCGGACGTCACCGGCGCGCCAACGCGCAAGATAATGGACGCCGGCATCTACTACCTGCCGCCCGACCGCAAGAACGAGGGGCTGCAACTGGCCTTCACTGCGCGCGACAACCTCGCGCAGGGCATCATGATCGGCAAGGAGACGCGCTTCGGTCTGCTTCCCTGGAAGGAGATGTACGCCGAAGCCGACGCCGTCGCCGAGCAGGTGGAGCTTCCCCCCGCCTACCGCGACCGGCTCGTCGCGCAGCTGTCCGGCGGCAACCAGCAGAAGACGCTGTTCGGGCGCGGACTCGGCAAGGACTACGACGTCTACATCCTCGACGAGCCGACGGTGGGCGTCGACATGGGCGCGCGCGCGGCGATCTACCGCCTCGTGCAGCGCCTCGCCGAGGCGGGCAAGGCCGTGGTGGTGATCTCATCGGACCTGCCCGAGGCGATGAACCTCGCCCACCGCCTCCTCGTCTTCTCGCACGGGCGCATCACGGCCGAACTGCCCAAGGCCGAGATCAGCGAAGCCGCCGTGCTCGCACATTTCTTCGAAGGGTGA
- the torT gene encoding TMAO reductase system periplasmic protein TorT — translation MKHLTLALAMGVAMTGAAHAQDWFPYEAEQVTPAFAADGKVEKISYVPLEKASKAWDICVSFPHMKDAYWLGVDYGVVEEARRLGVKLRVLEAGGYTELANQISQIEDCVAGGAQAVIIGAISYDGLNNLVSELKKQGVPVIDVINGMSSPDLAAKSLVSFKTMGAEAGRYLAAKHPAGSETVKVGWFPGPAGAGWVEAAHQGFMEAVKGSAVEVLEPRYGDTGKEAQLRLVEDVLQASPDVRYIAGTAVTAEAAQGLIRERGLVGKVDLISFYMTPGVYEGINRKFILAAPADSMVIQGRIAVDQAVRILEGKDYVKHVGPKIFVVDQDNVSSVERTNILPPAGFSPVFSVQ, via the coding sequence ATGAAGCATCTGACACTTGCACTGGCGATGGGGGTGGCCATGACCGGCGCTGCCCATGCGCAGGACTGGTTCCCCTATGAGGCCGAGCAGGTCACCCCCGCCTTCGCCGCCGACGGCAAGGTCGAGAAGATCTCCTACGTGCCGCTCGAGAAGGCTTCCAAGGCCTGGGACATCTGCGTGTCCTTCCCGCACATGAAGGACGCCTACTGGCTGGGCGTGGACTATGGCGTGGTCGAGGAAGCCCGCCGCCTGGGCGTCAAGCTGCGCGTCCTTGAGGCCGGCGGCTACACCGAGCTTGCCAACCAGATCAGCCAGATCGAGGACTGCGTCGCAGGCGGCGCGCAGGCGGTCATCATCGGCGCCATCTCCTATGACGGCCTGAACAACCTCGTCAGCGAACTGAAGAAGCAGGGCGTGCCCGTGATCGACGTGATCAACGGCATGTCCTCGCCCGACCTCGCGGCGAAGTCGCTCGTCTCCTTCAAGACGATGGGCGCGGAAGCGGGCCGTTATCTCGCCGCCAAGCATCCGGCGGGATCCGAGACGGTCAAGGTCGGCTGGTTCCCCGGCCCGGCAGGCGCGGGCTGGGTGGAAGCCGCGCACCAGGGCTTCATGGAGGCCGTGAAGGGCTCCGCCGTGGAAGTGCTGGAGCCGCGCTACGGCGACACCGGCAAGGAAGCCCAGCTGCGCCTCGTCGAGGACGTGCTGCAGGCGAGCCCCGACGTGCGCTACATCGCGGGCACGGCGGTGACGGCGGAAGCCGCCCAGGGCCTGATCCGCGAGCGCGGCCTCGTCGGCAAGGTGGACCTCATCTCCTTCTACATGACGCCCGGCGTCTATGAGGGGATCAACCGCAAGTTCATCCTCGCCGCGCCGGCCGACTCCATGGTCATCCAGGGCCGCATCGCGGTCGACCAGGCGGTCCGCATCCTCGAGGGCAAGGACTATGTGAAGCACGTCGGCCCGAAGATCTTCGTCGTCGACCAGGACAACGTCTCCTCGGTCGAGCGCACGAACATCCTGCCGCCGGCAGGCTTCAGCCCGGTCTTCTCGGTCCAGTAA
- a CDS encoding 5-oxoprolinase subunit C family protein yields MTFKVLNPGLLTTIQDLGRPGYFHLGIPIGGAMDRLALRAANLLVGNDQGAAALESVFMGPQLEFEKDATVAVTGADLPARVDGVEKEPWTAFKVKAGQVLTFDYLRAGARAYIAVSGGITTPEYLGSRSTYAIGALGGLDGRALATGDMVPFGGDTGVKEGRSVPEKLRRMPGNPAELRVLPGLYWRLITEQAGRNFFDDEWKVAPEADRMGVRFRGGRPLTFNEREQPFGAGSDPSNIVDGCYSYGSIQVPGGTEPIVLHRDAVSGGGYFTLGAIISADMDLIGQLQPHTPTRFVKVDMDQALAARADRRALKAKIEEALA; encoded by the coding sequence ATGACGTTTAAGGTTCTCAATCCCGGACTGCTGACCACCATCCAGGACCTCGGCCGCCCCGGCTATTTCCACCTCGGCATTCCGATCGGCGGGGCGATGGACCGGCTGGCGCTCCGGGCCGCCAACCTGCTGGTCGGCAACGACCAGGGCGCGGCCGCGCTCGAAAGCGTGTTCATGGGTCCGCAGCTGGAGTTCGAGAAGGATGCAACCGTCGCCGTTACCGGCGCGGACCTGCCGGCCCGCGTGGACGGCGTGGAGAAGGAGCCGTGGACCGCGTTCAAGGTGAAGGCAGGCCAGGTCCTGACCTTCGACTATCTGCGGGCCGGCGCGCGGGCCTATATCGCGGTCTCCGGCGGCATCACGACGCCGGAATACCTCGGCAGCCGCTCGACCTATGCGATCGGGGCGCTCGGCGGGCTCGACGGGCGCGCGCTCGCCACCGGCGACATGGTGCCCTTCGGCGGGGACACGGGCGTGAAGGAAGGCCGCAGCGTGCCGGAGAAGCTGCGCCGCATGCCGGGTAACCCGGCCGAACTGCGGGTGCTTCCGGGCCTCTACTGGCGCCTCATCACCGAGCAGGCGGGCCGCAACTTCTTCGACGACGAGTGGAAGGTCGCGCCCGAGGCCGACCGCATGGGCGTACGCTTCCGCGGCGGCCGCCCGCTGACCTTCAACGAGCGCGAGCAGCCCTTCGGCGCGGGCTCCGACCCGTCGAACATCGTGGACGGCTGCTACTCCTACGGCTCGATCCAGGTGCCGGGCGGCACCGAACCCATCGTCCTGCACCGCGACGCGGTGTCGGGCGGCGGCTATTTCACGCTGGGCGCGATCATCTCCGCCGACATGGACCTGATCGGACAACTCCAGCCGCATACCCCCACCCGGTTCGTGAAGGTGGACATGGACCAGGCGCTGGCGGCCCGGGCCGACCGGCGCGCGCTGAAGGCGAAGATCGAGGAGGCCCTCGCCTGA
- a CDS encoding 5-oxoprolinase subunit B family protein: MKTRYSFGGDEHIFVEMDEEMSLDAFFKSLSMTNAVRAAEIDGVTEICPANASFQVKFDPDRIKPDDMLAELKALEHTAESAEKKLKTRIIDFPVFYRDPWTHETLMRFRDRHQDPNGTDLDYAARINGFDTVEDFITAHHSQPWFVSMVGFVAGLPFLYQLVDRSRQLEVPKYVRPRTDTPKQTVGYGGCFSCVYSVRGAGGYQMFGITPMTIFDPKQETNYLRDFMVFHNPGDIVKFRPIDRAEYDQTLADVQANRYTPKIAEVDFDLDAFNADMDGFNAKLMGALNDV; this comes from the coding sequence ATGAAGACACGCTATTCATTCGGAGGCGACGAGCACATCTTCGTCGAGATGGACGAGGAGATGTCGCTCGACGCCTTCTTCAAGAGCCTCTCCATGACCAATGCGGTCCGGGCCGCCGAGATCGACGGCGTGACCGAGATCTGCCCGGCGAACGCCAGCTTCCAGGTCAAGTTCGACCCGGACCGGATCAAGCCGGACGACATGCTGGCCGAACTGAAGGCGCTGGAGCACACGGCCGAAAGCGCGGAGAAGAAGCTCAAGACCCGCATCATCGACTTCCCCGTCTTCTACCGCGACCCCTGGACGCACGAGACGCTGATGCGCTTCCGCGACCGGCACCAGGACCCGAACGGGACCGACCTCGACTATGCCGCGCGGATCAACGGCTTCGACACGGTGGAGGACTTCATCACCGCCCACCATTCCCAGCCGTGGTTCGTCTCCATGGTGGGCTTCGTGGCGGGCCTGCCCTTCCTTTACCAGCTGGTCGACCGGTCGCGGCAGCTCGAGGTGCCGAAATATGTGCGCCCCCGCACCGACACGCCCAAGCAGACGGTCGGCTACGGCGGCTGCTTCTCCTGCGTCTATTCGGTGCGCGGCGCTGGCGGCTACCAGATGTTCGGCATCACGCCGATGACCATCTTCGACCCGAAGCAGGAAACGAATTACCTGCGCGACTTCATGGTCTTCCACAACCCGGGCGACATCGTGAAGTTCCGCCCCATCGACCGCGCGGAATACGACCAGACGCTCGCCGACGTGCAGGCCAACCGCTACACGCCGAAGATCGCGGAGGTCGACTTCGACCTCGACGCCTTCAACGCGGACATGGACGGCTTCAACGCCAAGCTGATGGGGGCCCTCAATGACGTTTAA
- a CDS encoding acetyl-CoA carboxylase biotin carboxylase subunit, whose translation MGIRRLFVANRGEIAVRIVRAAHALGIEAVQAYSEADADMLAVKLADASVCVGPPQAAKSYLNIEALIAAAKETGCDAVHPGYGFLAENAGFAEAVEAAGLIFVGPSADTIRRMGDKAAAREAAIAAGVPVVPGSDGRVGTADEAAAAAEKIGYPVMIKAAAGGGGRGIRIAETPEDLRRLAPQARSEAQAAFGDGGLYLERVIRDARHIEVQILGDGTRAVHCYERECSLQRRRQKVWEEAPAACLDTATRETLCASAVRLAEAVNYRGAGTLEYLYDAKTGEFFFIEMNTRIQVEHPVTEMVTGIDLVAEMIRVAGGAPLSMRQEDISLDGHAIEVRINAEDPANSFMPFPGLIGTLEVPEGDGIRFDAMIYEGYQIPPFYDSLLGKLIVHAPTREAAIAKMAETLARLKIEGAKTTIPLHAALAADSAVRAGEFHTQFLEPWLETNPLTAD comes from the coding sequence ATGGGCATTCGCCGCCTCTTCGTCGCCAACCGGGGCGAGATCGCGGTCCGCATCGTCCGCGCGGCCCATGCGCTGGGGATCGAGGCCGTGCAGGCCTACTCCGAGGCCGACGCGGACATGCTTGCCGTGAAGCTCGCCGACGCATCCGTCTGTGTCGGTCCGCCCCAGGCCGCGAAATCCTATCTCAACATCGAGGCGCTGATCGCCGCCGCGAAGGAGACAGGCTGCGACGCGGTTCACCCCGGCTATGGCTTCCTTGCCGAGAACGCGGGCTTCGCCGAGGCGGTCGAGGCCGCGGGCCTGATCTTCGTCGGCCCCTCCGCCGACACGATCCGCCGCATGGGCGACAAGGCCGCCGCGCGCGAGGCCGCCATCGCTGCGGGCGTGCCGGTGGTGCCCGGTTCCGACGGGCGCGTGGGCACCGCGGACGAGGCCGCGGCCGCCGCGGAGAAGATCGGCTACCCGGTGATGATCAAGGCCGCCGCGGGTGGCGGCGGGCGCGGCATCCGCATCGCCGAAACGCCGGAGGATCTGCGCCGCCTCGCCCCGCAGGCCCGTTCGGAAGCGCAGGCGGCCTTCGGCGACGGCGGTCTCTATCTCGAACGTGTCATCCGCGACGCCCGCCACATCGAGGTGCAGATCCTGGGCGACGGCACGCGCGCGGTGCATTGCTACGAGCGCGAGTGCTCGCTTCAGCGCCGCCGCCAGAAGGTGTGGGAGGAGGCGCCTGCCGCCTGCCTCGACACGGCGACGCGCGAGACGCTGTGCGCCTCTGCCGTCCGGCTTGCCGAGGCGGTCAACTACCGCGGCGCGGGCACGCTCGAATATCTCTACGACGCGAAGACGGGCGAGTTCTTCTTCATCGAGATGAACACCCGCATCCAGGTCGAGCATCCGGTGACCGAGATGGTGACCGGCATCGACCTCGTCGCCGAGATGATCCGGGTTGCGGGCGGCGCACCCCTGTCGATGCGGCAGGAGGACATAAGCCTCGACGGCCACGCCATCGAGGTGCGGATCAACGCCGAAGACCCGGCCAACAGCTTCATGCCCTTCCCCGGGCTGATCGGGACGCTGGAGGTGCCGGAGGGCGACGGTATCCGCTTCGACGCGATGATCTACGAGGGCTACCAGATCCCGCCCTTCTACGACTCGCTGCTCGGCAAGCTGATCGTCCATGCGCCGACGCGCGAAGCCGCCATCGCGAAGATGGCCGAGACGCTCGCACGCCTGAAGATCGAGGGCGCCAAGACCACCATCCCGCTCCATGCCGCGCTCGCCGCCGACTCGGCGGTGCGGGCGGGGGAGTTCCACACGCAGTTCCTCGAGCCCTGGCTCGAGACCAACCCCCTGACCGCCGACTAG
- a CDS encoding acetyl-CoA carboxylase, translating to MADIRSPIPGTFYRRPSPEEPPFKAEGDTVAVGDVVGLVEVMKTFIEVKADAAGTVKRFAVENEEPVAAGAVIVELEG from the coding sequence ATGGCGGACATCCGCTCTCCCATCCCCGGCACCTTCTACCGCCGCCCCTCGCCCGAGGAGCCGCCGTTCAAGGCCGAGGGCGACACGGTCGCGGTGGGCGACGTGGTCGGCCTCGTCGAGGTGATGAAGACCTTCATCGAGGTGAAAGCGGACGCCGCCGGCACGGTGAAGCGCTTTGCCGTGGAGAACGAGGAGCCGGTGGCCGCCGGCGCGGTGATCGTCGAGCTCGAGGGTTGA
- a CDS encoding 5-oxoprolinase subunit PxpA → MRRQTIDLNCDLGENFGYWRISEASDEELMELISSANVATGFHAGDPNLMDKVVKGAVERGVAVGAHPGYNDLQGFGRRVIQANPEELVNDILYQVGALREFTRRHGTKLQHVKPHGALYMEAARSVELSSLLVDALAKCSPETAVFCMHVSETYRIAKAAGLKTVREFYADRDYSNTGSIVFTRRMRALNPEEVAEKCLRACTEGKVKTVEGDVIDIEFESICFHSDTPGALQIGKAVRKGLLDAGIRILPAEEILAEAA, encoded by the coding sequence GTGAGACGGCAAACGATCGACCTGAACTGCGACCTCGGTGAGAATTTCGGCTACTGGCGGATCAGCGAGGCGTCGGACGAGGAATTGATGGAGCTGATAAGCTCCGCCAATGTCGCAACCGGCTTCCACGCCGGCGATCCGAACCTGATGGACAAGGTGGTCAAGGGCGCGGTGGAGCGCGGCGTCGCCGTCGGCGCACACCCGGGCTACAACGACCTGCAGGGGTTCGGACGCCGGGTGATCCAGGCCAACCCTGAGGAACTGGTCAACGACATCCTCTACCAGGTCGGCGCGCTGCGCGAGTTCACGCGCCGCCACGGCACCAAGCTGCAGCATGTGAAGCCGCACGGCGCACTCTACATGGAGGCCGCGCGGAGCGTGGAGCTTTCGTCACTGCTGGTCGACGCGCTGGCGAAGTGCAGCCCGGAGACGGCCGTGTTCTGCATGCACGTGTCCGAAACTTACCGCATCGCCAAGGCCGCGGGGCTCAAGACCGTGCGGGAGTTCTACGCGGACCGCGACTATTCCAACACCGGCAGCATCGTCTTCACCCGCCGGATGCGCGCGCTGAACCCGGAAGAGGTCGCGGAGAAGTGCCTGCGTGCCTGCACCGAGGGCAAGGTGAAGACGGTAGAGGGCGACGTGATCGACATCGAGTTCGAGTCGATCTGCTTCCACTCCGACACGCCCGGTGCGCTGCAGATCGGCAAGGCCGTGCGCAAGGGCCTGCTCGACGCCGGCATCCGCATCCTGCCCGCGGAGGAGATCCTCGCCGAAGCCGCCTGA
- a CDS encoding LysR family transcriptional regulator — protein sequence MNFRHVKYFVATAELGQVSRAAMELSISQSAITTAIKELEAQAGAKLFDRTAQGMELTQAGRRFLASAYRILASIEEALSPGVADEGITGTLSVAASYTVLGYFLPQHLGRLERRYPNLKIQLYELSREMIEDGLVTNRFDMAVVLTSNVNNPELSTDTLLSSQRRLWVPSGHPLLSAESVGFREISREPYIMLTVDEAAHTTLRYWNRTDYQPSVRLRTSSIEAVRSIVANGQGVTILSDMVYRPWSLEGKRIETIIPSEPVPSMNIGLAWRKGVELTPSMRLFREYFSETYQTPQSYLPR from the coding sequence ATGAATTTCCGCCATGTGAAGTACTTCGTTGCAACCGCGGAACTGGGGCAGGTCTCCCGCGCAGCGATGGAGTTGTCGATCTCGCAATCGGCCATCACGACGGCGATCAAGGAGCTGGAGGCGCAGGCCGGCGCGAAGCTGTTCGACCGCACCGCGCAGGGCATGGAACTGACGCAGGCGGGGCGGAGGTTCCTTGCCTCCGCCTACCGCATCCTCGCCTCCATCGAGGAGGCGCTGAGCCCCGGCGTCGCGGACGAGGGCATCACGGGGACCCTGTCAGTCGCGGCGTCCTACACGGTCCTCGGCTATTTCCTGCCGCAGCACCTTGGCCGGCTCGAACGCCGCTACCCCAATCTCAAGATCCAGCTCTACGAGCTGAGCCGGGAGATGATCGAGGACGGGCTCGTCACCAACCGCTTCGACATGGCGGTGGTGCTGACCTCCAACGTGAACAATCCGGAGCTTTCGACGGACACGCTGCTGAGTTCCCAGCGCCGGTTGTGGGTGCCGTCCGGGCACCCGCTGCTGAGCGCGGAAAGCGTGGGCTTCCGGGAGATCTCGCGCGAGCCCTACATCATGCTGACGGTCGACGAGGCGGCGCACACGACCCTGCGCTACTGGAACCGGACGGACTACCAGCCCTCGGTGCGGCTGAGGACCTCCTCGATCGAGGCGGTCCGCTCCATCGTGGCGAACGGGCAGGGGGTAACGATCCTGTCGGACATGGTCTACCGGCCCTGGTCGCTGGAGGGAAAGCGGATCGAGACGATCATTCCGTCGGAGCCCGTGCCCTCCATGAACATCGGCCTCGCTTGGCGCAAGGGCGTGGAACTGACGCCCTCCATGCGGCTCTTCCGCGAGTATTTCAGCGAAACCTACCAGACGCCGCAGAGCTATCTGCCGCGTTAG
- a CDS encoding cupin domain-containing protein — protein MRPKAVPVRRIENEVTIVTEWQFEKDAETGWHRHEYDYLVMPRGAGRLLIESAEGEAIAELSPDNPYFRQAGVEHNVVNATGASFAFVEVEFKRR, from the coding sequence ATGCGACCCAAGGCCGTTCCCGTCCGCAGGATCGAGAACGAGGTGACCATCGTCACGGAATGGCAATTCGAGAAAGACGCGGAGACGGGCTGGCACCGCCACGAATACGATTACCTCGTGATGCCGCGCGGGGCGGGCCGCCTGCTGATCGAAAGCGCAGAGGGAGAGGCGATTGCCGAGCTTTCGCCCGACAATCCCTATTTCCGGCAGGCTGGCGTCGAACACAATGTCGTCAACGCGACCGGTGCGTCCTTCGCCTTCGTCGAGGTCGAGTTCAAGCGCCGCTGA
- a CDS encoding potassium channel family protein, producing the protein MSGREKRYPRLRELYLGRSPAAVRFRFAQLVLDLAVIALFFLTTVIGTPAWILVADLVFAALIGADLVARWLVASDRRKLVLDPFTWADIAVLFSLLAPLVFGNFAYLRVLRALRILRSYHVLRELRRSNSIFEEHEEVLQRSLNLVVFIVIVSATVFVFQEGRNPAIANYLDAVYFTVTALTTTGFGDITLVGTSGRLLSILILVGGVGLFLQLAQSIFRPKKVDFTCPGCGLTRHERDAVHCKHCGRELKIETEGA; encoded by the coding sequence ATGAGCGGGCGCGAAAAGCGGTATCCCAGGCTTCGGGAGCTTTATCTGGGACGCAGCCCGGCAGCGGTGCGATTCCGGTTTGCCCAACTCGTGCTCGATCTCGCGGTGATCGCGCTCTTTTTCCTGACGACCGTGATCGGGACGCCCGCCTGGATCCTCGTGGCCGATCTTGTCTTCGCGGCACTGATCGGCGCGGATCTCGTCGCACGCTGGCTTGTCGCGTCCGACCGGCGCAAGCTCGTGCTCGATCCGTTCACCTGGGCGGACATCGCGGTGCTGTTCAGCCTACTCGCGCCCCTGGTGTTCGGGAATTTCGCCTATCTGCGGGTGCTGCGGGCGCTGCGGATCCTGCGTTCCTACCACGTGCTGCGGGAATTGCGCCGCTCCAACAGCATCTTCGAGGAGCACGAGGAGGTACTGCAACGCAGCCTGAACCTCGTCGTCTTCATCGTGATCGTGTCGGCCACCGTGTTCGTCTTCCAGGAGGGGCGGAACCCCGCCATCGCCAACTATCTCGACGCGGTCTATTTCACCGTGACGGCGCTGACCACGACGGGCTTCGGCGACATCACGCTGGTGGGAACGAGCGGGCGGCTTCTTTCCATCCTGATCCTTGTGGGAGGGGTCGGGCTCTTCCTGCAACTCGCGCAGTCGATCTTCCGGCCCAAGAAGGTCGACTTCACCTGCCCGGGCTGCGGGCTGACGCGGCATGAGCGCGACGCCGTACACTGCAAGCATTGCGGGCGCGAACTGAAGATCGAGACGGAGGGGGCCTGA
- a CDS encoding SOS response-associated peptidase codes for MCGRFTNTMTWAEIRALYNLTAAQAAPNLAPRWNIAPTEETGIVRMEGNARTFQQVRWGLVPAWSKGPDSRYSMFNARAETVREKPAFRAAFRARRCLVPATGFYEWQATGHGKQPYLIQPKDEGPMTFAGLWERWKPEDGGENTPDAIESMTIVVTEANRLAARIHDRMPVILAAENFETWLTGDPDAAAALLRPWPDGRLKATPVSTAINRAGRDEDGLVQKTGPTIAD; via the coding sequence ATGTGCGGCCGCTTCACCAACACCATGACCTGGGCGGAAATCCGCGCCCTCTACAACCTCACGGCCGCCCAGGCCGCACCCAACCTTGCGCCCCGATGGAACATCGCGCCGACGGAGGAGACGGGCATCGTCCGGATGGAGGGCAACGCGCGCACCTTCCAACAGGTACGCTGGGGCCTCGTGCCCGCCTGGAGCAAGGGGCCGGACAGCCGCTATTCCATGTTCAACGCGCGGGCCGAGACGGTGCGGGAGAAACCCGCCTTCCGCGCAGCCTTCCGGGCGCGCCGCTGCCTCGTGCCCGCCACGGGCTTCTACGAATGGCAGGCGACCGGGCACGGCAAGCAACCCTACCTCATCCAGCCGAAGGACGAGGGACCGATGACCTTCGCGGGCCTATGGGAACGGTGGAAACCCGAAGACGGCGGCGAAAACACCCCTGACGCGATCGAGAGCATGACCATCGTCGTGACCGAAGCGAACCGGCTCGCCGCGCGCATCCACGACCGGATGCCGGTGATCCTCGCGGCGGAAAACTTCGAGACCTGGCTCACGGGCGATCCGGACGCGGCAGCCGCGCTGCTGCGCCCATGGCCCGACGGGCGCCTGAAGGCGACGCCGGTCAGCACGGCGATCAATCGCGCGGGCCGCGACGAGGATGGGCTCGTCCAGAAGACGGGTCCGACGATCGCGGACTGA
- a CDS encoding thioesterase family protein — protein sequence MSNWHYDIETAVSAAGEDRWAAAVTPHWSIGGNPNGGYLAGIALNAMAQVTGRDFPATVTTHYLRPGLAEKPAEVRTSLVRAGRRMATATATLHQDGQERIRLMAGFADAAQFGADSGGPELTIPRPDDLPPPEACSNRDSMAQGVDLAILKRLDIRVHPDFTDAGAAGRAEMAGWVRFRDGRAPDPLSLILFADAFPPSLYGLLGAVGWVPTVELTVQVRRVPAPGWIAGRFRTRDLHNGMLVEDGELWDETGALVARSRQLALLLTT from the coding sequence ATGTCCAACTGGCACTATGACATCGAGACCGCCGTCAGCGCGGCGGGCGAGGACCGCTGGGCCGCAGCCGTCACGCCCCATTGGAGCATCGGCGGCAACCCGAACGGCGGCTACCTCGCCGGGATCGCGCTCAACGCCATGGCGCAGGTGACGGGGCGGGACTTCCCCGCGACCGTGACCACGCATTATTTGCGCCCCGGCCTCGCGGAGAAACCGGCGGAGGTGCGCACCTCGCTCGTCCGCGCGGGCCGCCGCATGGCGACCGCGACCGCAACGCTGCACCAGGACGGACAGGAACGAATCCGCCTCATGGCAGGCTTCGCCGATGCCGCGCAGTTCGGAGCCGACAGCGGGGGACCCGAACTGACCATCCCGCGTCCCGACGACCTGCCGCCGCCGGAGGCGTGCTCCAACCGGGACAGCATGGCGCAGGGTGTCGACCTCGCGATCCTGAAGCGCCTCGACATCCGCGTGCATCCCGATTTCACGGACGCAGGCGCCGCCGGCCGGGCGGAGATGGCGGGCTGGGTCCGCTTCCGCGACGGACGCGCGCCCGATCCCCTGTCGCTCATCCTGTTCGCCGACGCCTTTCCGCCTTCGCTATACGGGCTTCTCGGCGCGGTCGGCTGGGTGCCGACGGTCGAACTGACCGTGCAGGTGCGCCGCGTGCCGGCGCCGGGCTGGATCGCCGGGCGCTTCCGCACCCGCGACCTGCACAACGGCATGCTCGTCGAGGACGGGGAGTTGTGGGACGAGACCGGCGCGCTGGTCGCCCGCTCTCGCCAGCTTGCCCTGCTGCTGACGACATAG